From Stigmatella erecta, one genomic window encodes:
- a CDS encoding MBOAT family O-acyltransferase produces the protein MQSTSIPYLVFLALTFALYWAVHRHRVARLGVLLAASVCFYVAWTPLPIAVFFVGAGFDHLVVKGLARSQSPRTRKALVTASVVFNLGLLGTFKYADLFRQTAQSLLAPLGVHVRTEPFGWLLPVGLSFLCFQAISYVVDVYRGKASAEHSYLEHLLYLLFFPRVVSGPIVRASALLERFQDVPTLSPEAGGRALYRIAVGLVKKLVIADVLGSGLVDPVFGNPEAYTSAECLVAAVAYTFELYLDFSGYSDVAIGAAALFGFEFPENFQRPYLARNLFEFWNRWHMSLSSWLRDYLYIPLGGNRRSKPRVLFNLMTVMVLGGLWHGADWRFAIWGAAHGVGLGLLRTWWWIRGGRPEDAGPVRIGVGILATFTVVVLTRVVFRAPDLAHAGEFYARMALGMPGLDNVSGLVWAMLGVAGVSHLLPMRLFHDAGTLFVRMPVPVRAVVLVLIGLGIRHLSAVEMRPYVYLQF, from the coding sequence ATGCAGTCCACCAGCATCCCCTACCTGGTCTTCCTCGCGCTCACCTTCGCGCTGTACTGGGCCGTGCACCGCCACCGCGTGGCGCGGCTGGGCGTGCTGCTCGCCGCGAGCGTGTGCTTCTACGTGGCGTGGACGCCGCTGCCCATCGCCGTCTTCTTCGTGGGCGCGGGCTTCGATCACCTGGTGGTGAAGGGGCTCGCCCGGTCGCAGTCCCCCCGGACGCGCAAGGCCCTGGTGACGGCCTCCGTGGTCTTCAACCTGGGGCTGCTGGGCACCTTCAAGTACGCGGACCTGTTCCGCCAGACGGCCCAGTCCCTGCTGGCGCCGCTGGGCGTGCACGTGCGGACCGAGCCCTTCGGGTGGCTGCTGCCCGTGGGGCTGTCCTTCCTGTGCTTCCAGGCCATCAGCTACGTGGTGGACGTGTACCGGGGCAAGGCGAGCGCGGAGCACAGCTACCTGGAGCACCTGCTCTACCTGCTCTTCTTCCCGCGCGTGGTGTCGGGCCCCATCGTGAGGGCCTCGGCGCTGCTGGAGCGCTTCCAGGACGTCCCCACGCTCTCGCCCGAGGCCGGGGGCCGCGCGCTGTACCGCATCGCCGTGGGCCTGGTGAAGAAGCTGGTCATCGCGGACGTGCTGGGCAGCGGGCTGGTGGACCCCGTGTTCGGCAACCCCGAGGCCTACACCTCGGCGGAGTGCCTGGTGGCGGCGGTGGCCTACACCTTCGAGCTGTACCTGGACTTCTCGGGGTACTCGGACGTGGCCATCGGCGCCGCGGCGCTCTTCGGCTTCGAGTTCCCGGAGAACTTCCAGCGGCCCTACCTGGCGCGCAACCTGTTCGAGTTCTGGAACCGCTGGCACATGAGCCTGTCGAGCTGGCTCCGGGACTACCTGTACATTCCCCTGGGCGGCAACCGGCGCTCCAAGCCGCGCGTGCTCTTCAACCTGATGACGGTGATGGTGCTGGGCGGCCTGTGGCACGGGGCGGACTGGCGCTTCGCCATCTGGGGCGCGGCACACGGGGTGGGCCTGGGGCTGCTGCGCACCTGGTGGTGGATCCGCGGCGGAAGGCCCGAGGACGCAGGGCCGGTGCGCATCGGCGTGGGCATCCTCGCCACCTTCACGGTGGTGGTGCTCACCCGCGTGGTGTTCCGCGCGCCGGACCTGGCCCATGCGGGCGAGTTCTACGCGCGCATGGCCCTGGGCATGCCGGGCCTGGACAACGTGAGCGGCCTGGTGTGGGCCATGCTGGGCGTGGCGGGGGTGAGCCACCTGCTGCCCATGCGCCTGTTCCATGACGCCGGGACGCTCTTCGTGCGCATGCCCGTGCCGGTGCGCGCGGTGGTGCTGGTGCTCATCGGCCTGGGCATCCGCCACCTGTCGGCGGTGGAGATGCGGCCCTACGTCTACCTCCAGTTCTGA
- a CDS encoding GDSL-type esterase/lipase family protein gives MNFKATSTGWTIVLTGALALGLSFAPLPESLRPIPRLRQEGPVAPRLAALLLPRVLTGSPATAPPQDVLTAAPLAAPGTPDALPPEEEDEAPEPEEAEAPTVMAPPSDLEGLGALTRARALSLESLRERVASQHVDIELGCRRPGPSGCEEHGLVPFFQSLSALREDTRRTPVRVVHLGDSLIASDHITDVIRDRLQERHGSGGKGLLYIDRPTGAGRTVRAGTASEGWQITRIIDRNYPKERLGFTGVAFASTGQGSPSARFPAEGARTAELFFQTQPQGGTVMFSADGKPLQRLLTHFESPQMAFARVALPEGTQTLSLHTSGKVELHGVSMESGQPGIVYDTVGLPGATAEVFLRAKREAFRAQLRHRKPSLVVLMVGGNEAFYLSRDRTKPADIRASAVELVKWVRESVPDSACLVMSPLDAAVRTMGGELVPRRGTQEVGRILREVARDGGCAFWDSLAAMGGEGAAIRWLPLKLLNEDLVHPRARGSDLMGHLFDFALQRAYARQHPQRLQVEDPAGLLDSGASLRSTFARLRALEDAKEGEPLDIVQLGASDRPLPGFPLAVQGALAKRFGASGPGVTYDTLETPGATAFTLNGQALETLEARLAPRKPQLLVFRYGALEAGEPSLDPEALTQAYTAAISRLRAATGAECLLIGPPDSLQQDTQGRWTEAPALSQVLSTLPGVARDAGCAYWSARAAMGGERSMLRWQRAVPALGDGAQLTPEGAERLAGTFVKELLAGYDASKATSAEAGQARVQTKGALPVPAAPTAHAAEGG, from the coding sequence TTGAACTTCAAGGCCACATCCACCGGGTGGACCATCGTCCTCACCGGCGCGCTCGCGCTTGGGCTGTCCTTCGCCCCGCTGCCCGAGTCCCTGCGTCCCATCCCCCGCCTGCGCCAGGAGGGCCCTGTCGCGCCCCGGCTGGCCGCCTTGCTCCTTCCTCGCGTCCTCACCGGAAGCCCCGCCACGGCCCCGCCCCAGGACGTGCTGACCGCCGCCCCCCTGGCCGCCCCGGGCACCCCGGACGCGCTGCCTCCCGAGGAAGAAGACGAGGCCCCCGAGCCCGAGGAGGCCGAGGCCCCCACGGTGATGGCGCCCCCCTCCGACCTGGAGGGGCTGGGAGCCCTCACGCGCGCCCGCGCCTTGTCGCTGGAGAGCCTGCGCGAGCGCGTGGCCTCCCAGCACGTGGACATCGAGCTGGGCTGCCGCCGCCCGGGGCCCTCGGGGTGCGAGGAGCACGGGCTCGTCCCCTTCTTCCAGTCCCTGAGCGCGCTGCGCGAGGACACGCGGCGCACCCCCGTGCGCGTGGTGCACCTGGGCGACTCGCTCATCGCCTCGGACCACATCACGGACGTCATCCGGGACCGGCTCCAGGAGCGCCACGGCTCGGGCGGCAAGGGGCTGCTCTACATCGACCGGCCCACCGGGGCGGGGCGCACGGTGCGCGCGGGGACGGCCAGCGAGGGCTGGCAAATCACCCGCATCATCGACCGCAACTACCCCAAGGAGCGGCTGGGCTTCACCGGCGTGGCCTTCGCCTCCACGGGCCAGGGCTCGCCGAGCGCGCGCTTCCCGGCCGAAGGGGCCCGCACCGCGGAGCTCTTCTTCCAGACGCAGCCCCAGGGCGGCACGGTGATGTTCAGCGCGGACGGCAAGCCGCTGCAGCGCCTGCTCACCCACTTCGAGTCGCCCCAGATGGCCTTCGCGCGGGTGGCCCTGCCCGAGGGCACCCAGACGCTGTCGCTGCACACCTCGGGCAAGGTGGAGCTGCACGGCGTCTCCATGGAGAGTGGCCAGCCGGGCATCGTCTACGACACCGTCGGCCTGCCGGGCGCCACCGCGGAGGTGTTCCTGCGGGCCAAGCGGGAGGCCTTCCGCGCCCAGCTCCGCCACCGCAAGCCCTCGCTCGTGGTGCTGATGGTGGGCGGCAACGAGGCCTTCTACCTCTCGCGGGACCGGACGAAGCCCGCGGACATCCGCGCCTCGGCGGTGGAGCTGGTGAAGTGGGTGCGGGAGTCCGTGCCGGACTCGGCCTGCCTCGTCATGTCCCCGCTGGACGCGGCGGTGCGCACCATGGGCGGCGAGCTGGTGCCGCGCCGGGGCACGCAGGAGGTGGGCCGCATCCTCCGCGAGGTGGCCCGGGACGGCGGATGCGCCTTCTGGGACTCCCTGGCCGCCATGGGCGGAGAGGGCGCCGCCATCCGCTGGCTGCCGCTGAAGCTGCTGAACGAGGACCTCGTGCACCCCCGCGCGCGGGGCTCGGACCTGATGGGCCACCTGTTCGACTTCGCCCTCCAGCGCGCCTATGCCCGGCAGCACCCGCAGCGCTTGCAGGTGGAGGACCCCGCCGGGCTCCTCGACAGCGGCGCCTCCCTGCGGAGCACGTTCGCGCGCCTCCGGGCGCTGGAAGACGCGAAGGAGGGCGAGCCGCTGGACATCGTCCAGCTCGGCGCCTCCGACCGGCCCCTTCCGGGCTTCCCCCTCGCCGTGCAAGGGGCGCTCGCCAAGCGCTTCGGCGCATCCGGCCCGGGCGTGACTTATGACACGCTCGAGACGCCCGGCGCGACGGCCTTCACGCTGAACGGCCAGGCGCTGGAGACGCTCGAGGCGCGGCTCGCCCCGCGCAAGCCCCAGCTGCTCGTGTTCCGGTATGGCGCCCTCGAGGCCGGCGAGCCCTCCTTGGATCCGGAGGCGCTGACCCAGGCGTACACGGCGGCCATCTCCCGGCTGCGCGCCGCCACGGGGGCCGAGTGTCTGCTCATCGGCCCCCCGGACTCCCTGCAGCAGGACACCCAGGGCCGCTGGACCGAGGCCCCTGCCCTGAGCCAGGTGCTCTCCACGCTGCCGGGAGTCGCCCGGGACGCGGGCTGTGCCTACTGGTCGGCCCGGGCCGCCATGGGCGGCGAGCGCTCGATGCTGCGCTGGCAGCGCGCGGTGCCCGCGCTCGGCGATGGCGCCCAGCTGACGCCCGAGGGCGCCGAGCGGCTCGCGGGCACCTTCGTGAAGGAGCTGCTGGCGGGCTACGACGCCTCCAAGGCCACCTCCGCGGAGGCAGGCCAGGCCCGCGTCCAGACGAAGGGGGCCCTGCCCGTGCCCGCCGCCCCCACCGCCCATGCCGCGGAGGGCGGCTGA
- a CDS encoding alpha/beta hydrolase, whose product MGSIHILRDFFSPAEGFARTLRIYLPDGYDSASDRRYPVLYMHDGQNVFAHPESSIYDTWCANVALDRLVGEGRLEPWIIVAVDSTLHRLAEYSPWDEPRSQVVARGGEYVRFAVETLKPYIDSQYKTRQGPEWTAVMGSSLGGLMALHLGWTHPELYGRIGGLSPSVMWGYGRMFEQWKSHTRRWSRIYLDAGVHENIDPVGYQMRYGDATRDFYFHLKRLGYADHELFLVLEPEGLHHELDWQRRLPLAMRWLLS is encoded by the coding sequence ATGGGTTCCATCCACATCCTCCGAGACTTCTTCTCCCCCGCGGAAGGCTTCGCCCGCACCCTGCGCATCTACCTGCCCGACGGCTACGACTCGGCCTCGGACAGGCGCTACCCCGTGCTCTACATGCACGACGGGCAGAACGTCTTCGCGCACCCTGAATCCTCCATCTACGACACCTGGTGTGCCAACGTGGCCCTGGACCGCCTCGTGGGCGAGGGCCGGCTGGAGCCGTGGATCATCGTCGCCGTCGACTCGACGCTCCACCGGCTCGCGGAGTACTCCCCCTGGGACGAGCCCCGGAGCCAGGTGGTGGCGCGCGGCGGGGAGTACGTCCGCTTCGCCGTCGAGACGCTCAAGCCGTACATCGACTCCCAGTACAAGACGCGCCAGGGGCCCGAGTGGACGGCCGTCATGGGCTCGTCCCTGGGCGGCCTGATGGCGCTGCACCTGGGCTGGACGCATCCGGAGCTGTACGGCCGCATCGGCGGGCTGTCCCCGTCCGTCATGTGGGGCTACGGGCGCATGTTCGAGCAGTGGAAGAGCCACACGCGCAGGTGGAGCCGCATCTACCTGGATGCCGGCGTCCACGAGAACATCGACCCCGTCGGCTACCAGATGCGCTACGGCGATGCGACGCGCGACTTCTACTTCCACCTCAAGCGCCTGGGGTACGCCGACCACGAGCTGTTCCTCGTGCTGGAACCCGAGGGGCTCCACCATGAGCTGGACTGGCAGCGCCGGCTGCCGCTCGCCATGCGCTGGCTGCTGAGCTGA
- a CDS encoding CoA pyrophosphatase yields the protein MTALFDALETRLSTLPPRALNLPGLVLRESAVLVPLFEREGVTHILFTRRPAHLRNHANQFSFPGGRRDPEDVTPLHTALRETEEELGIHRSHVRVLGMLDEVPTTTAFRIQPFVGVIPGDAQYRPNAEEVEFILEVPLRGLLEPSLHRTEKRTAQGIEYDVDFYTYNTHVVWGATARILRSLLALASEVGPQNWR from the coding sequence GTGACCGCGCTCTTCGACGCCCTGGAGACCCGGCTCTCCACGCTGCCACCCCGGGCCCTGAACCTGCCGGGGCTGGTGCTGCGGGAGTCCGCGGTGCTCGTCCCGCTCTTCGAGCGCGAGGGCGTGACGCACATCCTCTTCACGCGCCGCCCCGCCCACCTGCGCAACCACGCCAACCAGTTCTCCTTTCCCGGGGGCCGGAGAGACCCCGAGGACGTGACGCCGCTGCACACCGCGCTCCGGGAGACGGAGGAGGAGCTGGGCATTCACCGGTCTCACGTGCGGGTGCTCGGCATGCTGGACGAGGTGCCCACCACGACGGCCTTCCGCATTCAGCCCTTCGTGGGCGTCATCCCGGGGGATGCGCAGTACCGGCCGAACGCGGAGGAGGTGGAGTTCATCCTCGAGGTGCCGCTGCGCGGGCTGCTGGAGCCCAGCCTCCACCGCACCGAGAAGCGCACGGCCCAGGGCATCGAGTACGACGTGGACTTCTATACCTACAACACCCACGTCGTCTGGGGGGCCACCGCGCGCATCCTCCGGAGCTTGCTGGCGCTGGCGTCCGAGGTGGGGCCTCAGAACTGGAGGTAG
- a CDS encoding arginine--tRNA ligase, whose product MRQKVRALINDTLTALKTAGTLKLEQVPGYTVEAPKNPAHGDWSVNVAMMLTKSEGKPPRDIAQAIVKGLVDPQGIVTKVDVAGPGFLNFTLKEQVHQQVAREVLQAGETFGHQPPKSTGKRVMVEFVSANPTGPVHIGHARGAFMGDAVSRLLEAAGHDVTREFYINDYGKQVETLGRTVHKRYRQLFGQHVELGEGEYPAAYVIDIAKGWKEAVGERYLNAPESEWLPEAMAVGIRENLKAIRETLEQASIRHDVFFSEASLHAAGKVHAIVDQYKARGVTYEAAEAERQGEKVRHEDSKAAQYTDRQRGGTFLRTSQHGDDEDRIILRHDGTPVYLTADLAYHQEKYQRGFDRIIDVLGADHAGHTPRIHAGMALLGLDTQKLEFLLVQLVRITRGGEEVKVSKRKGTVFELEDLIQEAGADVCRFLFLVKTANSRFDFDLDLVKKQSKDNPVFYFQYGHARCASILKKAEEKGTPFVGLEGLTQAHLARLTLPEELSMLKKMSQLPDVVASAAERLEPHHVLYFCQELISDFHSYYTKYKTDPILSTDAEKTQGRLGLVAALKQTLRSAFALLGIQAPEYMEAPPDEE is encoded by the coding sequence ATGCGGCAGAAGGTTCGCGCCCTCATCAACGACACGCTCACGGCGCTCAAGACCGCCGGCACGCTCAAGCTGGAGCAGGTGCCCGGTTACACCGTGGAAGCCCCGAAAAACCCGGCCCACGGTGACTGGTCGGTCAACGTGGCGATGATGCTCACCAAGTCCGAGGGCAAGCCCCCGCGCGACATCGCCCAGGCCATCGTGAAGGGGCTGGTGGATCCGCAGGGCATCGTCACCAAGGTGGACGTGGCGGGCCCCGGCTTCCTCAACTTCACGCTCAAGGAGCAGGTCCACCAGCAGGTGGCGCGCGAGGTGCTCCAGGCCGGGGAAACCTTTGGCCACCAGCCCCCCAAGTCCACGGGCAAGCGCGTGATGGTGGAGTTCGTCTCCGCCAACCCCACGGGCCCGGTCCACATCGGCCATGCCCGCGGGGCCTTCATGGGCGACGCGGTGTCGCGGCTGCTGGAGGCCGCGGGCCACGACGTCACCCGCGAGTTCTACATCAATGATTACGGCAAGCAGGTGGAGACGCTGGGGCGCACCGTCCACAAGCGTTACCGGCAGCTCTTTGGCCAGCACGTGGAGCTGGGCGAGGGCGAGTACCCCGCCGCGTACGTCATCGACATCGCCAAGGGCTGGAAGGAAGCGGTGGGCGAGCGCTACCTGAACGCCCCCGAGTCCGAGTGGCTGCCCGAGGCCATGGCGGTGGGCATCCGCGAGAACCTGAAGGCCATCCGCGAGACGCTGGAGCAGGCGAGCATCCGCCACGACGTCTTCTTCAGCGAGGCCTCGCTGCACGCCGCGGGCAAGGTGCACGCCATCGTGGACCAGTACAAGGCGCGCGGCGTCACCTACGAGGCCGCCGAGGCCGAGCGCCAGGGGGAGAAGGTCCGCCACGAGGACAGCAAGGCGGCCCAGTACACGGACCGGCAGCGGGGCGGCACCTTCCTGCGCACCAGCCAGCACGGGGATGACGAGGACCGCATCATCCTGCGGCACGACGGCACCCCCGTGTACCTGACGGCGGACCTCGCCTACCACCAGGAGAAGTACCAGCGCGGCTTCGACCGCATCATCGACGTGCTCGGCGCGGACCACGCCGGGCACACGCCCCGCATCCACGCGGGCATGGCGCTGCTGGGGCTGGACACCCAGAAGCTCGAGTTCCTGCTCGTGCAGCTGGTGCGCATCACCCGCGGGGGCGAGGAAGTCAAAGTCAGCAAGCGCAAGGGCACGGTGTTCGAGCTGGAGGACCTCATCCAGGAGGCGGGCGCCGACGTGTGCCGCTTCCTCTTCCTGGTGAAGACGGCCAACTCCCGGTTCGACTTCGACCTGGACCTGGTGAAGAAGCAGTCCAAGGACAACCCCGTCTTCTACTTCCAGTATGGCCACGCGCGGTGCGCGAGCATCCTGAAGAAGGCCGAGGAGAAGGGCACCCCGTTCGTGGGGCTGGAGGGCCTCACGCAGGCCCACCTGGCGCGCCTGACGCTCCCCGAGGAGCTGTCCATGCTCAAGAAGATGAGCCAGCTGCCGGACGTGGTGGCCAGCGCCGCCGAGCGCCTGGAGCCCCACCACGTGCTCTACTTCTGCCAGGAGCTCATCAGCGACTTCCACAGCTACTACACGAAGTACAAGACGGACCCCATCCTCAGCACCGACGCGGAGAAGACCCAGGGACGGCTTGGGCTGGTGGCCGCGCTCAAGCAGACCCTGCGCAGCGCGTTCGCGCTTCTGGGCATCCAGGCCCCCGAGTACATGGAGGCTCCTCCGGACGAGGAGTGA
- a CDS encoding ATP-grasp domain-containing protein, protein MNVVFISPHFPSHYIHFVQALRERGVNVLGIGDAPHDALKPELRNALSEYYFTPSLDNHEALLRAVGYLTWRHGRIHRIDSLNETWLESEAKLRADFFVPGLLPGDIARMRSKLGMHDVFKQAGIPHPDAIAATDAAQVKAFAKRVGYPLVLKPDVGVGAAHTFKVKNDGEVEALFTQPLPTSYVAQTFVQGAIVTYDGMVDAEGRIVCTFSHEYSNGIMESVIEQRDTVIWSLRELPAELDALGRRMVEALGLRERWFHLEFFRLDNGSFVALEANLRPPGSVLTDMMNYACDIDVYRLWARMLTGESVTPFPYTRKYHVCHTARRASRRYLHPHREVVSKLGDALLQHLEMPAVFHSALGNEIYLTRHQSLDTMKEAIRLIQTTS, encoded by the coding sequence ATGAACGTCGTCTTTATCTCTCCTCATTTCCCGTCGCACTACATCCACTTCGTCCAGGCCCTGCGCGAGCGAGGGGTCAACGTGCTGGGAATTGGCGATGCGCCGCACGACGCCCTGAAGCCGGAGCTGCGCAACGCGCTGAGCGAGTATTACTTCACGCCCAGCCTCGACAACCACGAGGCGCTCCTGCGGGCGGTGGGCTACCTCACCTGGCGCCATGGGCGCATCCACCGCATCGACTCGCTCAATGAAACCTGGCTGGAGTCCGAGGCGAAGCTGCGCGCGGACTTCTTCGTCCCGGGGCTGCTGCCCGGGGACATCGCCCGGATGCGCTCCAAGCTGGGCATGCATGATGTCTTCAAGCAGGCGGGCATCCCTCACCCGGACGCCATCGCCGCCACGGATGCGGCCCAGGTGAAGGCCTTCGCCAAGCGCGTGGGCTACCCGCTGGTGCTCAAGCCCGACGTGGGCGTGGGCGCGGCCCACACCTTCAAGGTGAAGAACGACGGCGAGGTGGAGGCGCTCTTCACCCAGCCGCTGCCCACGAGCTACGTGGCGCAGACCTTCGTCCAGGGCGCCATCGTCACCTATGACGGCATGGTGGACGCGGAGGGGCGCATCGTCTGCACCTTCAGCCACGAGTACAGCAACGGCATCATGGAGTCGGTCATCGAGCAGCGCGATACCGTCATCTGGAGCCTGCGGGAGCTGCCCGCCGAGCTGGATGCCCTGGGCCGGCGCATGGTGGAGGCGCTGGGGCTGCGCGAGCGCTGGTTCCACCTGGAGTTCTTCCGGCTCGACAACGGCAGCTTCGTGGCGCTCGAGGCCAACCTGCGTCCGCCCGGCAGCGTGCTGACGGACATGATGAACTACGCCTGTGACATCGATGTCTACCGGCTGTGGGCGCGCATGCTCACCGGCGAGTCCGTCACGCCCTTCCCGTACACGCGCAAGTACCACGTCTGCCACACCGCCCGGCGCGCCAGCCGCCGCTACCTGCACCCGCACCGGGAGGTGGTGTCGAAGCTGGGAGATGCGCTGCTCCAGCACCTGGAGATGCCCGCGGTGTTCCACAGCGCGCTGGGCAATGAAATCTACCTCACGCGCCACCAGAGCCTGGACACCATGAAAGAGGCCATCCGGCTCATCCAGACGACCTCGTGA
- a CDS encoding mannose-1-phosphate guanylyltransferase: protein MALYPVIMAGGSGTRFWPLSRQARPKQFLPLASKLPLITDTTARLKGLASLKDTFIVCGPLHAKTAAKLVKGLPPKNLLVEPVARNTAPAIALATVQVAARDPEGILLVLPSDHHVADPAGFRKTLAEAARLAEGGHIVTLGIQPHRPETGYGYIQLGEPLEGGGRKVKAFKEKPDLETAQGYLKSGEFLWNGGIFVFRADVMLAALAEHMPEMKKGLTALKGAVGKRTFPSVLKKVFPKLPAVSIDYGVMEKASNIAVLPGDFGWSDVGSFAAIPEVRPADARGNVISGDETVVVDCDNCVVLGDKRPLAVVGLTDVVVVDAGDAVLVVPKDKSQDVRKVVEALKARKRQKYL from the coding sequence ATGGCCCTCTATCCCGTCATCATGGCCGGTGGTTCCGGCACGCGCTTCTGGCCCCTGTCCCGTCAGGCCCGCCCCAAGCAGTTCCTGCCCCTGGCCTCGAAGCTCCCCCTCATCACCGACACCACCGCCCGGCTCAAGGGGTTGGCCTCGCTGAAGGACACCTTCATCGTCTGTGGCCCCCTGCACGCCAAGACCGCCGCGAAGCTGGTGAAGGGGCTGCCCCCGAAGAACCTCCTGGTGGAGCCCGTGGCCCGCAACACCGCGCCGGCCATCGCCCTGGCCACGGTGCAGGTGGCGGCCCGGGACCCGGAGGGCATCCTCCTCGTGCTGCCCTCGGACCACCACGTGGCGGACCCGGCGGGCTTCCGCAAGACGCTCGCCGAGGCGGCCCGGCTGGCCGAGGGCGGCCACATCGTCACCCTGGGCATCCAGCCCCACCGCCCGGAGACGGGCTACGGCTACATCCAGCTCGGCGAGCCCCTGGAGGGGGGCGGCCGGAAGGTGAAGGCCTTCAAGGAGAAGCCGGACCTGGAGACGGCGCAGGGCTACCTGAAGTCCGGCGAGTTCCTGTGGAACGGCGGCATCTTCGTCTTCCGGGCGGATGTGATGCTGGCGGCGCTCGCCGAGCACATGCCGGAGATGAAGAAGGGGCTCACGGCCCTGAAGGGCGCGGTGGGCAAGCGCACCTTCCCCTCCGTGCTCAAGAAGGTGTTCCCCAAGCTGCCCGCCGTCTCCATCGACTACGGGGTGATGGAGAAGGCCTCCAACATCGCCGTGCTGCCCGGGGACTTCGGCTGGTCCGACGTGGGCTCCTTCGCCGCCATCCCCGAGGTGCGCCCCGCGGATGCCCGCGGCAACGTCATCTCCGGAGACGAGACCGTCGTGGTGGACTGCGACAACTGTGTGGTGCTGGGCGACAAGCGGCCGCTGGCGGTGGTGGGCCTCACGGACGTGGTGGTGGTGGACGCCGGGGACGCGGTGCTCGTGGTGCCCAAGGACAAGAGCCAGGATGTGCGCAAGGTGGTGGAGGCGCTCAAGGCCCGCAAGCGCCAGAAATACCTCTGA
- a CDS encoding RNA polymerase sigma factor: MRPSLDTHTEHLLRDLAPQVLGVMVRRFHDFAAAEDAVQEALIAAAFQWPREGLPQEPRAWLLQVASRRIADQARAEAARRRREALVVSLVPPELQIVLAADQDEASGRDDTLVLLFMCCHPVLTPASAIALTLRAVGGLTTAEIAKAFLVPEATMAQRISRAKQSIQASGVPFQMPTPEERAQRLGTVLHVLYLLFNEGYTASAGPELQRIDLSGEALRLMRLLRGFLPEDGEVAGLLALMLLTDARRAARTGPSGELIPLDAQDRRLWDSRAIAEGVALVTEALSKGSIGTYPVQAAIAAVHDEAARAEDTDWPQILALYEVLLRLADNPMVALNHAVAMAMVHGPRAGLDRLKALEADARLAGTHRLDAVRAHLLERAGEPEAAIAHYQKAARLTASLPERDYLLLQAARLNDAQQK, encoded by the coding sequence ATGACTTCGCGGCTGCCGAGGACGCGGTCCAGGAGGCTTTGATCGCCGCGGCTTTCCAGTGGCCGCGCGAGGGCCTTCCCCAGGAGCCACGCGCCTGGCTGCTCCAGGTCGCCTCGCGGCGCATCGCCGACCAGGCCCGGGCCGAGGCCGCCCGCCGCCGCCGTGAGGCACTCGTCGTCAGCCTCGTGCCCCCCGAGCTGCAGATCGTCCTCGCCGCCGACCAGGACGAGGCCTCGGGACGGGACGACACCCTCGTCCTGCTCTTCATGTGCTGCCACCCGGTGCTCACGCCGGCCTCCGCGATCGCGCTGACCCTCCGGGCCGTGGGAGGCCTGACGACGGCCGAGATCGCCAAGGCGTTTCTCGTCCCGGAAGCAACGATGGCCCAGCGGATCAGCCGGGCCAAGCAGAGCATCCAGGCCTCCGGCGTGCCGTTCCAGATGCCCACGCCGGAGGAGCGCGCCCAGCGGCTGGGCACCGTGCTGCATGTGCTCTACCTCCTCTTCAACGAGGGCTACACGGCCAGCGCCGGCCCCGAGCTGCAACGCATCGACCTGTCAGGTGAGGCCCTGCGCCTGATGCGTCTGCTCCGGGGCTTTCTGCCAGAGGACGGCGAGGTGGCGGGGCTGCTGGCGCTGATGCTCCTGACCGATGCACGCCGCGCGGCACGCACCGGCCCTTCGGGCGAGCTGATTCCCCTCGATGCCCAGGACCGGCGGCTCTGGGATTCACGTGCCATCGCCGAGGGCGTGGCGCTCGTCACCGAGGCGCTGTCGAAGGGCTCCATCGGCACCTACCCGGTCCAAGCCGCCATCGCGGCCGTACACGACGAAGCGGCGCGGGCCGAGGACACGGACTGGCCCCAGATCCTCGCCCTCTATGAGGTGCTCCTGAGGCTGGCCGACAATCCCATGGTGGCGCTCAACCACGCCGTCGCCATGGCCATGGTGCACGGCCCCAGGGCCGGGCTCGACCGCCTCAAGGCACTCGAGGCCGACGCGCGCCTCGCCGGGACGCACCGCCTCGACGCCGTCCGGGCACACCTGCTGGAGCGGGCGGGCGAGCCGGAGGCCGCGATCGCGCACTACCAGAAAGCCGCCCGCCTCACGGCGAGCCTTCCGGAGCGGGACTACCTGCTGCTGCAAGCCGCGCGGTTGAACGATGCCCAGCAGAAGTGA